A single region of the Lysinibacillus sp. B2A1 genome encodes:
- a CDS encoding ATP:cob(I)alamin adenosyltransferase, giving the protein MKLYTKTGDTGKTSLIGGRVDKDSLRVETYGAIDELNSFIGKAVSELDRELFKDILIDLEAIQHELFDAGGDLANVMKERHYKLTEQPIEVLESRIDALSDEAPPLQRFILPGGAPAAATLHIARTVARRAERQMVTLMKEIQDVPTIVQKYLNRLSDYLFAAARVVNFRLKVSDIEYIRSGNVFKN; this is encoded by the coding sequence ATGAAGCTTTACACGAAAACAGGGGATACAGGCAAAACAAGTCTTATTGGTGGACGTGTTGACAAGGATAGCTTACGAGTGGAAACTTACGGGGCTATTGATGAATTAAATTCATTTATTGGCAAGGCAGTGAGTGAATTGGATCGTGAGCTTTTTAAGGATATTCTTATAGACTTAGAAGCAATTCAGCATGAGCTTTTTGATGCAGGAGGGGACCTTGCAAATGTTATGAAGGAGCGTCATTATAAGCTTACGGAGCAACCGATTGAAGTGCTGGAATCTCGAATAGATGCTTTATCAGATGAAGCACCGCCTTTACAGCGTTTTATTTTACCTGGGGGTGCTCCAGCCGCTGCAACCTTACACATTGCCCGTACAGTTGCACGTCGAGCAGAACGTCAAATGGTAACCCTCATGAAGGAGATTCAGGATGTACCGACAATTGTCCAAAAGTATTTAAACCGACTATCTGATTATTTATTTGCTGCTGCACGAGTTGTGAATTTTAGACTGAAGGTTTCTGATATTGAGTATATTCGAAGCGGTAATGTTTTTAAAAACTAA
- a CDS encoding 3-hydroxybutyryl-CoA dehydrogenase: MGIQKVMVIGAGQMGSGIAQVCAQAGYEVKLNDMKQEFFERGLGVITKNLSRDVEKGRKTEEEKAAILGRIVMSLDLQDASDVDIIIEAAVENMEVKQSIFKQIDQIAPAHAILATNTSSLPITEIAAVTNRPEQVIGMHFMNPVPVMKLVEIIRGLATSDEVYKAVEDMTVKVSKTPVEVNDFPGFISNRILLPMINEAIYALYEGVATKEAIDDVMKLGMNHPMGPLTLADFIGLDTCLYIMEILHEGLGDSKYRPCPLLRKYVAAGWLGKKSGRGFYVYE; this comes from the coding sequence ATGGGTATCCAAAAGGTAATGGTCATTGGTGCAGGACAAATGGGCTCTGGCATTGCACAAGTTTGTGCACAGGCAGGCTATGAGGTCAAATTGAATGATATGAAGCAAGAGTTTTTCGAACGTGGTCTAGGAGTTATTACGAAAAATTTATCACGCGATGTAGAAAAAGGTCGTAAAACAGAAGAAGAGAAAGCGGCTATATTAGGTCGTATCGTGATGTCACTAGATTTACAGGATGCTAGTGATGTAGATATTATCATCGAGGCTGCTGTAGAAAATATGGAAGTGAAGCAATCTATTTTTAAGCAAATTGATCAAATTGCACCAGCACATGCTATTTTAGCTACGAATACATCTTCACTTCCAATTACAGAAATCGCAGCTGTTACTAATCGTCCAGAGCAAGTAATTGGGATGCATTTTATGAATCCTGTTCCTGTTATGAAGCTAGTGGAAATCATTCGAGGATTAGCAACGAGTGATGAAGTCTATAAAGCAGTGGAAGACATGACAGTAAAAGTATCCAAAACACCAGTGGAAGTAAATGATTTCCCAGGCTTTATTTCAAATCGTATTTTACTCCCTATGATTAACGAAGCAATTTATGCATTGTATGAGGGTGTAGCAACTAAGGAAGCAATCGATGATGTGATGAAGCTTGGTATGAATCATCCGATGGGACCATTAACGCTGGCAGACTTTATTGGCCTTGATACATGTCTCTACATCATGGAGATTTTACATGAGGGCTTAGGTGATAGTAAGTATAGACCTTGTCCACTGCTTCGTAAATATGTGGCAGCGGGCTGGCTAGGAAAGAAATCAGGAAGAGGCTTTTACGTTTATGAATAA
- a CDS encoding methylmalonyl-CoA mutase, translating to MTKVEVYRPKNHVRFVTASSLFDGHDASVNIMRRILQSSGVEVIHLGHNRSVEEVVNAAIQEDAQGVAISSYQGGHMEYFKYMYDLLREKGAPHIKIYGGGGGVILPREIKELHAYGISGIFSPEDGRVLGLQGMINEQIKGTDFPTATGSYLEKLEMLTTETPEILANLITAAESNDDDETKKMIEEARKRTKGTPVLGITGTGGAGKSSLTDELIRRFLKEFPDKRVAILSVDPTKQKTGGALLGDRIRMNAIFNNRVYMRSLATRGSRTELSASIGDVLDVARVAGYDLIIVETSGIGQGDAEITKYTDLSMYVMTSEFGAPTQLEKIDMIDFADVIAINKFERKGSEDALRQVQKQYQRSRELWHESLDTMPVYGTIASQFNDKGTNALFAALVNIINEKTGYNWETGYEQFAKTQKQDVIIPNDRRYYLREITDTVRGYHKKSEQQVAFARQLFQLEGAIAAVKEKAPDDALVASLTSLAEGVRDELTAESKRILDNWQALKEAYAGDEFVTKVRDKEIRTILKTTSLSGTKIPKVALPKFEDYGEILRWVYKENVPGEFPYTAGVFQFKREGEDPKRQFAGEGTPERTNRRFHYLSKDDDAKRLSTAFDSVTLYGEDPDYRPDIYGKVGESGVSICTLEDMKKLYAGFDLCAPSTSVSMTINGPAPIILAMFMNTAIDQQVKLREKELSRPLTVEEFTETREQTLQVVRGTVQADILKEDQGQNTCIFSTEFALRMMGDIQQYFIDHKVRNYYSVSISGYHIAEAGANPISQLAFTLANGFTYVEYYLSRGMNINDFAPNLSFFFSNGLDPEYTVIGRVARRIWAVIMRDKYNANERAQKLKYHIQTSGRSLHAQEIDFNDIRTTLQALMALQDNCNSLHTNAYDEAITTPTEESVRRAMAIQMIITKEHGLAKNENPLQGAFIVEELTDLVEEAVLEEFDRINDRGGVLGAMETQYQRGKIQEESMYYEMLKHSGELPIIGVNTYLNPNPPSDADIDNMEIARASKDEKETQIHNLQGFWKQHESESEAAITRLQEVAVNNGNIFAELMETVKVASLGQITKALYEVGGQYRRNM from the coding sequence ATGACAAAGGTAGAAGTATATCGTCCAAAAAATCACGTACGTTTTGTTACAGCATCGAGTCTATTTGATGGGCATGATGCTTCGGTCAACATTATGCGACGTATTTTGCAATCTAGCGGGGTAGAGGTTATTCATTTAGGACATAATCGCTCTGTAGAAGAAGTAGTGAATGCTGCGATTCAAGAAGATGCGCAAGGTGTTGCCATTTCGTCTTATCAAGGCGGCCATATGGAATACTTTAAATATATGTATGATTTACTGCGTGAAAAAGGTGCCCCACATATTAAAATTTATGGTGGTGGCGGCGGTGTTATTTTGCCGCGTGAAATTAAGGAGCTACATGCTTATGGGATTTCAGGTATTTTCTCGCCAGAGGATGGACGTGTTTTAGGTTTGCAAGGGATGATCAATGAACAAATTAAAGGTACTGATTTCCCTACAGCAACAGGTAGCTATCTAGAAAAGTTAGAAATGTTAACGACAGAGACACCAGAGATTTTAGCGAATTTGATCACTGCCGCTGAGTCGAATGATGATGATGAAACGAAAAAAATGATAGAAGAGGCTCGTAAGCGCACGAAAGGGACACCTGTTTTAGGTATTACTGGTACTGGTGGTGCTGGGAAATCGTCCCTGACAGATGAGTTAATTCGTCGATTTTTAAAAGAATTCCCAGATAAACGTGTAGCAATTCTTTCAGTCGATCCAACTAAGCAAAAAACAGGTGGCGCATTGCTAGGTGACCGAATACGTATGAATGCGATCTTTAACAATCGAGTATATATGCGTAGTTTAGCAACTCGTGGATCTCGTACGGAGCTTTCCGCTTCAATTGGAGATGTGCTAGATGTCGCTCGTGTAGCTGGCTATGATTTAATCATTGTGGAAACAAGCGGTATCGGTCAAGGGGATGCTGAAATTACAAAATATACGGACCTATCCATGTATGTGATGACAAGCGAGTTTGGTGCTCCAACACAGCTTGAGAAAATTGATATGATTGATTTTGCGGATGTTATCGCTATCAATAAATTTGAACGTAAGGGCTCTGAGGATGCGCTACGTCAGGTACAGAAACAATATCAACGTTCTCGAGAGCTTTGGCATGAATCACTAGATACAATGCCAGTTTATGGTACAATTGCTAGCCAATTCAATGATAAAGGTACGAATGCTTTATTTGCTGCACTTGTTAACATTATTAATGAAAAGACAGGCTACAATTGGGAAACAGGGTATGAGCAATTTGCGAAAACGCAAAAGCAGGATGTCATTATTCCGAATGACCGTCGCTATTATTTAAGAGAAATTACAGATACAGTGCGTGGCTATCATAAAAAATCAGAACAGCAGGTAGCGTTTGCACGTCAGCTATTCCAGCTAGAGGGTGCAATTGCTGCGGTGAAAGAAAAGGCTCCTGATGATGCACTTGTCGCATCTCTTACTTCTTTAGCAGAAGGTGTCAGAGACGAATTAACAGCAGAATCCAAACGGATTTTAGATAATTGGCAGGCTCTAAAGGAAGCTTATGCAGGAGATGAATTTGTCACGAAGGTTCGAGATAAGGAAATTCGAACAATATTAAAAACGACGAGTCTTTCTGGAACAAAAATTCCAAAGGTTGCCTTGCCGAAATTTGAGGACTATGGTGAAATTCTACGCTGGGTTTATAAAGAAAATGTACCTGGGGAATTCCCATATACAGCAGGGGTATTCCAATTTAAACGTGAAGGGGAAGATCCGAAGCGACAATTCGCGGGTGAGGGAACACCAGAACGAACAAATAGACGATTCCATTATCTATCGAAGGATGATGATGCAAAACGTTTATCTACAGCATTTGACTCAGTAACACTCTATGGTGAGGATCCAGATTATCGACCAGATATTTATGGGAAGGTTGGAGAATCAGGTGTCTCTATATGTACGTTAGAGGATATGAAAAAGCTTTATGCGGGCTTTGATTTATGTGCTCCGTCAACATCAGTATCCATGACAATTAATGGTCCTGCACCAATTATTTTAGCGATGTTTATGAATACGGCTATTGATCAACAAGTGAAACTACGTGAGAAAGAACTTAGTCGACCTTTGACAGTTGAAGAATTTACAGAGACACGAGAGCAAACATTACAGGTTGTGCGTGGAACCGTGCAAGCGGATATTTTAAAAGAAGATCAAGGGCAAAATACATGTATTTTCTCAACAGAGTTTGCCTTACGTATGATGGGAGATATTCAACAATACTTTATTGACCATAAAGTACGTAATTATTATTCAGTATCAATTTCTGGATATCATATTGCCGAAGCTGGCGCAAATCCAATTTCGCAATTGGCCTTTACATTGGCAAATGGCTTTACGTATGTAGAGTATTATTTAAGTCGTGGTATGAATATTAATGATTTTGCACCAAACCTATCATTCTTCTTCTCGAATGGACTTGATCCAGAGTACACGGTTATTGGACGTGTTGCTCGTCGCATTTGGGCAGTGATAATGCGTGATAAGTATAACGCTAATGAACGTGCACAAAAATTAAAGTACCATATTCAAACATCTGGACGTAGCTTGCATGCACAGGAGATTGATTTTAATGATATTCGTACAACGTTACAGGCACTAATGGCATTACAGGATAACTGTAATTCATTGCATACAAATGCCTATGATGAGGCCATCACAACGCCTACGGAAGAGTCAGTTCGTCGTGCGATGGCTATTCAGATGATTATTACAAAAGAACATGGTTTAGCGAAAAATGAAAACCCATTACAAGGGGCATTTATCGTGGAAGAGCTAACAGATCTTGTAGAAGAAGCTGTTCTAGAAGAGTTTGATCGCATAAATGATCGTGGTGGCGTGCTAGGTGCAATGGAAACACAATATCAACGTGGTAAAATTCAAGAGGAATCCATGTACTATGAAATGTTGAAACATTCTGGTGAGCTACCGATTATCGGTGTTAACACATATTTGAATCCGAATCCACCTTCTGATGCGGATATAGATAATATGGAGATTGCTCGTGCGTCGAAAGATGAAAAAGAGACGCAAATCCATAATTTACAGGGATTCTGGAAGCAGCACGAAAGTGAATCAGAAGCAGCAATTACACGCTTACAGGAAGTGGCTGTTAACAACGGTAATATTTTTGCAGAGCTAATGGAAACAGTAAAAGTAGCAAGTTTAGGACAAATTACGAAGGCTTTATATGAGGTAGGCGGACAATATCGCCGTAATATGTAA
- a CDS encoding TetR family transcriptional regulator yields MTEKEKRPQVQSTVKDENLIAIRREQMIQGAIKLFKEKGFHRATTREIAKAAGFSIGTLYEYIRTKEDVLYLVCDSIYHHAMERLSSYEIKAGTIEELKEMIREYFLQIDHMVDELTIMYQETKSLSKEAQRYVFSKEFEMVATFERLLKRCVQSGEITMTDKQIHLAANNLVVSGQSWAFRKWALHRQHSIDEFIDMQITLFISGIKGFC; encoded by the coding sequence ATGACAGAAAAAGAGAAAAGGCCCCAGGTACAGTCAACAGTTAAAGATGAAAATCTCATCGCCATTCGTCGGGAACAAATGATACAAGGAGCCATTAAATTATTTAAAGAAAAAGGTTTTCATCGTGCCACGACGAGAGAAATCGCAAAAGCTGCTGGCTTTAGTATCGGTACTTTATATGAGTATATCCGAACTAAAGAGGATGTTCTTTACCTAGTATGTGATAGTATTTATCATCACGCTATGGAGCGACTTTCAAGTTATGAGATAAAAGCAGGGACGATAGAAGAATTAAAAGAGATGATCCGAGAATATTTCTTGCAAATTGATCACATGGTTGATGAGCTGACAATCATGTATCAGGAAACAAAATCATTATCAAAAGAAGCACAGCGCTATGTATTTAGTAAGGAGTTTGAGATGGTTGCCACGTTTGAGCGATTACTAAAGCGATGTGTTCAATCAGGTGAAATAACAATGACCGATAAGCAAATCCATTTGGCAGCCAATAATTTAGTTGTCTCAGGGCAAAGCTGGGCGTTCCGAAAATGGGCGCTGCATCGTCAGCATTCGATTGATGAATTTATTGACATGCAAATCACATTGTTTATTTCAGGTATAAAGGGGTTCTGTTAA
- a CDS encoding ABC transporter ATP-binding protein, producing the protein MIVVEHLSGGYDDVPIVKDISFSVEKGKILGILGPNGSGKSTLLKVISGILPAKAGTIKVDGKNISSYNARALAKKMAVLPQLHANAFSNSVREAVSLGRYPHQSGFFSSWLDKDEQAVQHAMAQTGVTRYEQTSMEFLSGGEQQRVFVAQALAQTAEILLLDEPTNHLDIAHQRQILDMVRKEAVECGLTVIMVLHDMNLASLYCDELLLMESGQMRAFGVPHEVLMASQIEDVYQARVATYAHPEIPKPQITMMPASVEHLQRAHISRENFTVTEHYIQLKSDFPLKTVSSAVHNPGIGWYDCLLNRSVPGEYVISDVKREVASFLQRENFSSTSTVVMLTAVPSRLVAINEYTASFGSVLVAVTAGVGNAVDVSRAHERQIEPYIGTINTWVIINGSLSEEAFFQAMMTANEAKTKALQSEDIRDELSGTIATGTATDSLLIAATQKGEEMLYGGPITEVGKIIGKGVFATTVQAIKNYKTG; encoded by the coding sequence ATGATTGTCGTTGAACATCTATCAGGTGGCTATGATGACGTACCAATCGTCAAAGATATCAGTTTTTCAGTGGAAAAGGGAAAAATATTAGGGATTTTAGGTCCAAATGGTAGTGGGAAATCTACACTGTTAAAAGTAATTAGCGGCATATTACCAGCTAAGGCAGGTACTATAAAAGTAGATGGCAAAAATATTAGTTCTTACAATGCTCGTGCTTTGGCAAAAAAAATGGCCGTTCTTCCACAATTACATGCGAATGCTTTCTCAAACAGTGTACGAGAGGCTGTATCACTTGGAAGATATCCACATCAATCAGGGTTCTTTTCCAGCTGGTTGGATAAAGATGAACAAGCAGTACAACATGCAATGGCACAAACAGGTGTGACACGCTATGAGCAGACATCCATGGAATTTTTATCGGGTGGTGAGCAGCAACGAGTTTTTGTAGCCCAAGCTTTAGCGCAGACAGCAGAAATATTATTGCTAGATGAACCAACCAATCATTTAGATATTGCACATCAGCGGCAAATATTAGATATGGTACGGAAAGAAGCGGTAGAATGCGGATTAACCGTTATTATGGTGTTACATGATATGAACTTAGCTTCTCTTTATTGCGACGAATTATTATTAATGGAATCGGGGCAGATGCGTGCATTTGGGGTACCCCATGAAGTATTGATGGCTTCTCAAATTGAAGATGTCTATCAGGCGAGGGTAGCGACCTATGCGCACCCTGAAATTCCAAAACCGCAAATAACAATGATGCCAGCATCGGTTGAACATCTGCAACGTGCACATATTAGCAGAGAAAATTTTACGGTTACTGAACATTATATTCAGTTAAAATCTGATTTTCCTTTAAAAACTGTTTCCTCTGCTGTTCATAACCCAGGGATTGGCTGGTATGATTGTCTTTTAAATCGCTCAGTTCCAGGGGAGTATGTCATAAGTGATGTAAAGCGAGAGGTCGCATCATTTTTACAAAGGGAGAATTTTTCTTCAACGAGTACGGTTGTTATGTTAACAGCTGTTCCATCAAGGCTAGTAGCGATTAATGAATATACGGCATCCTTTGGCAGTGTGCTCGTTGCCGTTACTGCTGGTGTGGGCAATGCTGTGGATGTTTCTCGTGCACATGAACGACAGATTGAACCATATATTGGTACTATAAATACATGGGTTATTATCAATGGAAGTCTATCGGAGGAAGCTTTTTTCCAAGCAATGATGACTGCGAATGAGGCAAAAACCAAGGCACTTCAGTCAGAAGATATTCGCGATGAGCTTAGTGGAACCATTGCAACAGGGACTGCTACAGATAGTTTGTTGATTGCTGCTACACAAAAAGGCGAAGAAATGCTATATGGTGGACCCATTACAGAGGTAGGGAAAATCATTGGTAAAGGTGTTTTTGCGACAACTGTGCAAGCCATTAAAAATTATAAAACTGGATGA
- a CDS encoding acetyl-CoA C-acyltransferase (Catalyzes the synthesis of acetoacetyl coenzyme A from two molecules of acetyl coenzyme A. It can also act as a thiolase, catalyzing the reverse reaction and generating two-carbon units from the four-carbon product of fatty acid oxidation): MNRAVILAGARTAFGKFGGSLSALSASDLGAIAIRGALERANISPDAVNEVILGSVLQGGQGQIPSRQAAIKADLPKAVKTETINKVCASGMRAVTLADQLIRLGDEEVIIAGGMESMSNAPYYLQNGRTGLRMGDSTMVDGMLYDGLTCAFDKARPHMGSYGNSTAKEFSLSREEQDDWSVRSHERALSAIEKGYFAEEIVPVEIPQRKGEPLLVDTDEAPRAGTSLEVLAKLRPAFDKDGTITAGNAPGVNDGACALVVMSEERAAREGREPLAIIIGHEELAIEPANFPQTPGLVINKLLEKTGKSLTDIDLIEINEAFAAVALVSKQLADLDAEKVNVNGGAVALGHPIGASGARIILTLAQELKRRGGGIGIAAICSGGGQGDAIMIEVPKTGGHE; the protein is encoded by the coding sequence TTGAATAGAGCTGTTATTTTAGCAGGAGCAAGGACGGCATTTGGGAAGTTTGGAGGTTCACTTTCAGCATTAAGTGCAAGTGATTTAGGTGCTATTGCCATAAGGGGCGCACTAGAGAGAGCGAATATTTCACCGGATGCTGTGAATGAAGTGATTTTAGGCTCCGTTTTACAAGGGGGACAGGGCCAAATTCCTTCTAGACAGGCTGCGATTAAAGCAGACTTACCGAAAGCTGTAAAAACAGAAACGATTAACAAAGTTTGTGCTTCAGGAATGCGTGCTGTCACACTAGCAGATCAGCTTATTCGTTTAGGGGACGAAGAAGTGATTATCGCTGGTGGTATGGAATCAATGTCCAATGCACCGTACTATCTACAAAATGGTCGAACAGGGTTACGTATGGGTGATTCAACAATGGTGGATGGAATGTTATATGATGGTTTAACATGTGCTTTCGATAAGGCAAGACCGCATATGGGAAGCTACGGCAATTCAACAGCCAAAGAGTTTTCATTAAGCCGTGAGGAGCAGGATGATTGGTCTGTTCGCAGTCATGAGCGCGCACTGTCAGCAATTGAAAAAGGTTATTTTGCTGAAGAAATCGTGCCTGTAGAAATCCCACAACGTAAGGGAGAGCCACTTCTAGTTGATACAGATGAGGCACCAAGAGCGGGTACGTCCTTGGAGGTACTTGCGAAGCTTAGACCAGCCTTTGATAAGGATGGAACTATTACAGCGGGTAACGCACCTGGGGTAAATGATGGTGCATGTGCACTAGTAGTCATGAGCGAAGAACGTGCAGCACGTGAAGGCAGAGAGCCACTAGCAATAATCATTGGTCATGAAGAACTTGCCATTGAGCCAGCGAACTTCCCGCAAACACCTGGTCTGGTGATTAATAAATTGCTGGAAAAGACAGGGAAATCATTAACGGACATTGATTTAATTGAAATCAATGAGGCCTTTGCCGCAGTAGCGTTAGTTAGCAAACAGCTAGCGGATTTAGATGCTGAAAAGGTCAATGTGAATGGTGGAGCAGTAGCGCTAGGTCATCCAATAGGTGCATCTGGAGCACGTATTATTTTAACGCTTGCGCAGGAATTAAAGCGTCGTGGCGGTGGCATCGGAATTGCAGCAATTTGTTCAGGTGGTGGGCAAGGAGATGCAATTATGATTGAAGTACCGAAAACAGGGGGACATGAATGA
- a CDS encoding acyl-CoA dehydrogenase, which produces MNFQLTEEHEQLREMIRDFAINEVAPTAAERDENEEFDRAIFDKMAELGLTGIPWPEEYGGAGFDYLAYVIAVEELSRVCASTGVTLSAHTSLAGWPIYKFGNEEQKQKYLRPMAEGKHIGAYGLTEPGSGSDAGGMKTYAKRDGDDYILNGSKIFITNGGVADTYVVFAVTDPEAKNSTSAFIVEAGFAGFSVGKKEKKLGIRSSPTTEIIFDNCRVPKENLLGAEGEGFKVAMTTLDGGRNGIAAQAVGIAQGALDAAVEYAKERVQFGKPITANQGVSFKLADMATQIEASRLLTYQAAWLESNSLPYGKASAMAKLMAGDTAMSVTTEAVQIFGGYGYTKDYPVERFMRDAKITQIYEGTQEIQRLVISRMLTK; this is translated from the coding sequence ATGAACTTTCAATTAACAGAAGAGCATGAACAATTACGCGAAATGATTCGTGATTTTGCTATTAATGAAGTGGCACCAACAGCAGCGGAGCGTGACGAGAACGAAGAGTTTGATCGCGCAATTTTTGATAAAATGGCGGAGCTTGGTTTAACTGGTATTCCGTGGCCAGAGGAATATGGTGGGGCAGGCTTCGATTATCTTGCGTATGTTATTGCTGTAGAAGAATTATCACGTGTCTGTGCTTCAACAGGGGTAACGTTATCAGCCCATACGTCACTGGCAGGCTGGCCAATTTATAAATTTGGTAATGAAGAACAAAAGCAAAAGTATCTTCGTCCAATGGCTGAAGGTAAACATATTGGGGCATATGGCTTAACAGAGCCAGGGTCAGGTTCAGATGCTGGTGGCATGAAAACCTATGCAAAACGTGATGGTGATGATTATATATTAAACGGCTCGAAAATTTTCATTACAAATGGTGGAGTAGCAGATACATATGTTGTATTTGCTGTAACAGATCCTGAAGCTAAGAATAGCACATCCGCTTTTATCGTTGAGGCTGGATTTGCAGGCTTCTCAGTAGGGAAAAAGGAGAAAAAATTAGGGATTCGTTCATCTCCGACAACTGAAATTATTTTTGATAACTGCCGTGTTCCAAAAGAAAATTTGCTTGGGGCTGAGGGAGAAGGCTTTAAAGTGGCAATGACAACACTTGATGGTGGACGTAACGGTATTGCAGCTCAGGCTGTAGGAATTGCACAAGGAGCATTGGATGCAGCGGTTGAGTATGCAAAAGAGCGTGTGCAATTCGGTAAACCGATAACAGCCAATCAAGGTGTGTCTTTCAAACTAGCAGATATGGCTACTCAAATCGAAGCATCTCGACTGCTTACATACCAAGCGGCTTGGTTAGAATCAAATAGTCTACCATATGGTAAAGCATCTGCAATGGCGAAATTAATGGCTGGCGATACGGCGATGAGTGTAACGACTGAGGCTGTTCAAATTTTTGGCGGCTATGGTTATACGAAAGATTACCCAGTTGAGCGCTTTATGCGTGATGCTAAAATCACACAAATCTATGAAGGCACGCAAGAGATTCAACGTCTTGTTATCTCGCGTATGCTAACAAAATAA
- a CDS encoding acyl-CoA dehydrogenase, translating to MHLQFTDEQIMMRDMVRDFAQEKIEPWVERMEAGEFPRELLGQMGELGLMGITTPEELGGAAMDFTSYIIAINELSKVSAVMGVILSVHTSVGTNPIIYFGNEEQKKRYVPRLAAGEYLGAFCLTEPSAGSDAGSLQSKAVQDGDEYVINGSKVFITNGGEADVYIVFASTNPAEKTRGISAFIVEKGTPGLIIGKDEQKMGLHGSRTVQLTFDNCRVPAENLLGKEGEGFKIAMANLDVGRIGIAAQALGIAEAALEAATAYAKERVQFGKPIVAQQGVGFKLADMATAVESAKLLVYRAADLRSKGLPCGAEASMAKLFASRTAVQTAIEAVQIFGGYGYTEDYPVERYFRDAKVTEIYEGTSEIQRLVISKHLLK from the coding sequence ATGCATTTACAGTTTACAGATGAACAAATAATGATGCGAGATATGGTTCGAGATTTTGCACAGGAAAAAATTGAACCATGGGTAGAGCGCATGGAGGCAGGAGAGTTTCCACGTGAGCTTCTTGGACAAATGGGTGAACTTGGATTGATGGGAATCACAACGCCAGAAGAGTTGGGCGGGGCAGCGATGGATTTTACATCGTACATAATTGCTATTAACGAACTATCGAAGGTGAGTGCAGTAATGGGCGTTATTTTATCCGTTCATACTTCAGTAGGCACCAATCCAATTATTTATTTTGGAAATGAAGAGCAAAAGAAACGCTATGTTCCAAGGCTTGCAGCAGGTGAATATTTAGGAGCATTCTGTTTAACAGAACCAAGTGCTGGCTCAGACGCTGGCTCGTTACAATCAAAGGCAGTTCAAGATGGCGATGAGTATGTCATTAACGGCTCCAAAGTATTTATAACAAATGGTGGAGAGGCTGATGTGTATATTGTATTCGCATCGACAAACCCTGCTGAAAAAACACGCGGCATTTCTGCGTTTATAGTTGAGAAGGGAACGCCAGGCTTAATTATCGGTAAAGATGAACAGAAAATGGGCTTACATGGCTCTCGTACAGTTCAGCTCACATTCGATAATTGCCGTGTACCAGCCGAAAACCTACTTGGGAAAGAGGGAGAAGGCTTTAAAATTGCAATGGCTAACTTAGATGTTGGAAGAATTGGAATTGCAGCACAGGCTTTAGGGATTGCGGAAGCAGCTCTTGAGGCAGCTACGGCATATGCAAAAGAGCGTGTTCAATTTGGTAAACCGATTGTTGCACAGCAAGGAGTTGGCTTTAAGCTAGCGGATATGGCCACAGCTGTAGAATCAGCAAAATTATTAGTCTATCGAGCTGCTGATTTGCGTTCGAAGGGTTTACCGTGTGGAGCAGAAGCGTCGATGGCGAAACTATTTGCCTCACGCACAGCTGTCCAAACCGCAATAGAGGCTGTCCAAATTTTTGGTGGCTATGGCTACACGGAAGATTATCCAGTAGAGCGTTATTTCCGGGATGCAAAGGTAACAGAAATCTATGAAGGTACAAGTGAAATTCAACGGTTAGTTATTAGTAAACATTTACTGAAATAA